CGCAACCTCTACCGCGACCGCCGCGGCACCGGCGTCACCGACGCCGCGCCCGCCGACACCACCGGCGTCGTGATCTCCATGCACAGCTACTCGAACCTGGTGCTGTTCCCGTGGGGCTGGACGACGTCGTACAAGACGGGCAACGACGCGCCGCTGCGCGCGATGGCCAAGGACATGGCGACGATGGCCGGCGGCTGGCAGTACGGGCAGCCGGGCGAGGTGCTGTACAACGCGGCCGGCGCGACCGACGACTGGGTGTACGACGACCTGGGCGTGGCGTCGTTCGTGTGGGAGATCGGGCCGTCGTCGGGCGCCTGCTCCGGGTTCTTCCCGGCGTACTCGTGCCAGGCGTCGACGTTCTGGCCGAAGACGAAGCCGATGCTGATGTACGCGGCGAAGAAGGCGGCCAACCCGTACGGCGGCGGCGGCAACCCGCCGGTCGGCTGCGCGAAGGCCACCAACGACACCGACGTCGCGATCCCGGACAACGGCGCCGCCGTGACCAGCACCATCACCATCACCGGGTGCGAGGGCACGGCCTCGTCGTCCACGCAGGTCGGGGTGAACGTCGTGCACACCTACCGGGGTGACGTGGTGATCGACCTCGTCGCGCCGGACGGCTCGTCGTACCGGTTGAAGGCGTCGAACAACGACTCGGGCGACAACATCGACACCACGTACACGGCGAACGTCTCGTCCGAGGCGCGCAACGGGGCGTGGAAGCTCAAGGTCCAGGACGTGTACTCGGCCGACACCGGGTACCTGAACTCGTGGAGCCTGACCCTCTAGGCAGGTCGGGTCACGAACGCCGAACGGCGAAGGGCCCCGCGGGCAGCTGCCCGCGGGGCCCTTCCTCGTGCCGGTCGCGCTACTTCAGACCGTTGCCCATGGCGGTGATCAGCTCGCCGTTGGCGGTGTCACCGTCGAGCGCCCAGAAGAACGCGCCGCCCAGGCCCTGCGACTTGGTGTAGCTCATCTTCCCGCCGATGGTGGCCGGGGTGTCGTAGCTCCACCAGTTGTTGCCGCAGAACGCGTACGCGGTGCCCGCGACGGTCCCGGTGGCCGGGCAGGTGTTCTTCAGGACCTTGTAGTCCTCGATGCCTGCCTCGTAGGTGCCGGGAGCCGCGCCGGTCGCCGTGCCGCCCGGGGCGGCCTGGGTGACGCCGGTCCAGCCGCGGCCGTAGAAGCCGATGCCCAGCAGCAGCTTCGACGCCGGGACGCCCTTGCTCTTCAGCTTCTGGATCGCCGCGTCGGAGTTGAAGCCCGCCTGCGGGATGCCGGGGTAGGAGGTGAGGGGGGAGTGCGGAGCCGTCGGGCCCTTGGCGTTGAACGCGCCGAAGTAGTCGTAGGTCATGACGTTGTACCAGTCGAGGTACTGCGCCGCGCCGCCGTAGTCGGCCGCGTCGATCTTGCCGCCGTTGGAGCCGTCCGCCGTGATGGCGGCGGTGACCAGGTAGTTGGCGCCGAAGCGGGCGCGCAGGGCCTGGGAGACCGTCTTCATCGAGCTGAAGCCGGAGGTGTCGCAGGTCAGGCCGCAGGCGTTCGGGTACTCCCAGTCGATGTCGATGCCGTCGAACACGTCCGCCCAGCGCGGGTCCTCGACCAGCTTGTAGCAGGACTCGGCGAACGCCGCCGGGTTCTGGGCCGCCTGGCCGAAGCCGCCGGACCAGGTCCAACCGCCGAACGACCACAGCACCTTGATGTGCGGGTACATCTTCTTCAGCTTGCGCAGCTGGTTGAACGAGCCGCGCAGGGCGCCGGTGTCCCAGGTGTCCGCGACGCCGTCGACGGAGTTCGCGGCGGTGTACGCCATGTCGTAGTCGGCGTAGGCGTCACCGATGGTGCACTGGCCGTTCTGCACGTTGCCGAACGCGTAGTTGATGTGCGTCAGCTTCGAGGCCGAGCCGGAGGTGTGGATGTTCTTGACGAAGTACTGGCGGCCGTAGACGCCCCACTGGGTGAAGTAGCCCAGGTTCTTCCGCGAGCCGACCGGCGGGTTGCTGGTGGTCGTGGTCGGACCCGTCGTGGTGGTCGTCGTGGTCGTGGTCGTCGTCGTGGTGGTCGTGGTGGTCGTCGTCGGGTTGGTCCCGCCGGCGTCGCACGACGCGCCGTTCAGCTTGCAGTTGAGCGGGCCGCTGAACGCGCCGGAGTAGGTGACGTTGAAGCCGAAGCTCACCGTCCCGCCCACGCCCACGGTGCCGTTCCACGTGTTCTTGACCGTCACGTGCTGGCCGCTGGCGGTGTGGGAGCCGTCCCACAGGGAGCTGACCCTGTGCCCGGAGGGCAGGTCGAACTCGACCGTCCACGACGTCAGCGCGGACGTGCCGCCGTTCTTGATCGTGTACTTGCCCTCGTACCCGGTGCCCCAGTCCGAGCCCTTGGTGAAGGTGGCCGAGACACCGCCCGCGCCGCTGGCCGCGGGCGCGACCACCAGTCCCACCACCAACGTGGCGACCGCCACGAACAACGCTGTGACATGCCATCGGATCTTGGACATCGTGCTCCTTGTCAGGAAAGGAGTGCAGGGTTGACGCCACCATGTGGTTCAGACCACTTCACGGTCAAGGTCTAGACCATTCTCGTCACTCGAATGGAGTAGTCGCAGGACCTTCGGAACCGGTTCCGAAGAACAGCGACCACTAGGGGTGGATGAGCCTAAAGTCGCGTCGACCCCAAGACCAGGGTCGGACGTGGGCGTGTGCCGGGACGGCCAGACTCGGAGCCGTCGAGGGGGTCTCGACGGAAGAGGGAGGAGCCGTTGATGGGCAAGAGGGGAATCGCCCTGGCCGCCGTCGTGGGGTTGGCGGTCGCGGGCGTCGGCGGCACGGCGGTGGCCGAGCCCGCCGGCCGGGTCGACCGGCAGGTCGTCCAGCGGGCGTTGGACGCCATGGCGCGCACGGGCGCGCAGGGCGTGCAGGTCCGGGTCACCGACGGGCGGCGCGAGTTCACCGCCCGCGCCGGCACGGCCCGGGTCGACTCGCCGCGGCCCGTGCCGACCGACGGCCGGTTCCGGGTCGGCAGCATCACCAAGACGTTCGTGTCCACCGTCGTGCTCCAGCTGGTCGGCGAGGGGGAGGTCGACCTGGACGCGCCCGTGGGGCGCTACCTGCCCGGCCTGCTGCCGGACGGCGACCGGATCACCGTGCGGCACCTGCTGCAGCACACCAGCGGCCTGCACAACTACACGCTCGTGCTGCCGCAGGACCTGTCCGAGCGGTTCCGGACGTGGACGCCCGCCGAGCTGGTGGCCCTGTCCACCGCCCGGCCGCTCGACTTCCAGCCGGGCACGGGCTGGAACTACTCGAACACGAACTACGTGGTGGCCGGGCTGCTGGTCGAGGCGGTCACCGGCAGGCCGTACGGCGCGGAGGTCGCGCAGCGCGTCCTGCGGCCGCTCGGGCTGCGCTCGACGGTCGTGCCCGGCGCCCGGAGCGACATCCCCGGCCCGCACGCGCACGGCTACCTCAGGGACGGCGGCGAGGTCGTGGACATCACCGAGATGAACCCGTCGGTCGCGTACGCGGCGGGCGAGATGATCTCCACGACGGCGGACCTGGACCGGTTCGCCGACGCGCTGCTGGACGGCCGCCTGCTCCGCCCGGCGCAGCGGGCCGAGCTGACGTCGGCGCTGCCGACCACCAACGGCTACGGCCTGGGCGTCGAGCGGACCGACCTGCCGTGCGGCGGGTCCGTCTGGGGGCACGGGGGCAGCATCCCCGGCTACGCCAGCCTGATGCTCAGCACGCCGGACACGAAGACGCGCCTGGTCGTGTCGCTGACGTTCGCCCCCGACCCCGCCGACGTCCAGGGCTTCGACGAGCTGCTGAACGAGGTGTTCTGCTGATCGCGGCGCCCGCCCGAGGAGTGGTCTAAGGCGGTGAGGGGCTTCCCGGGGGTGGTCGGGAGGCCCCTCACCGCCTGCCCGACGTGCGTCCGGGGGCAGGACGCGTCGGGTGGAGGGGCGCCGCGGCTGGGCGGCAGCCGGTGCGCCCGTGGTCACCGCGAGGCCAGGAACTCCGCCACCTGCTCGACCACGAAGGCGTGGTCGTCGGCCTGCGGCAGGCCGGACACGCCGACGGTGCCGACCACGCCGACACCGGCCACGGTCACCGGGAACGCGCCGCCGTGCGCGGCGTAGCGGTCCGGGTCCAGCCGGGAGTCCACCTCGAACGACTTGCCGCTCACCCGGAAGCTCTCGCCGACCCGGTAGGAGCTCTGCCCGTACCGGTCGACCACCCGGCTCTTGCGGTCGATCCACTCGTCGTTGTCCGCCGACGTGCCCGGCAGCGCCGCGTGGAACAGCCGCTGCTGCCCGCGCCGCACCGAGATCGTCACCGGCAGCGACCGCTCGCGGGCGGCGTCGAGCAGGAACGCGCCCAGCGCCAGCGCCACGTCGTTGTCGAACGACGTGAACACCAGCCGGGCCTCCTGCTCGACCAACGTGTCCAGCAAGCTCACGGCGACACCACCTGTCCGGTCCGGGCGGGTGCGACCGCCGTCCTCCGATTAAAGCAACGCCGTGTAGTTAAGCGCCAGGTGCGATGATGGACCCGTGGCCAACTTGCGCTTCCTGCGGGGGTACAACGACGCGGTGGTGCTCGGGCTGGCCAGGTCCGGCGCGGTGACCAGGGTCGAGCTGGCCGATCGCAGCGGTCTCACGCCGCAGGCCGTGTCCAAGGTGGTCAGCAGGCTCATCGACGACGGCCTGCTGGTCGAGTCCGGCACCCGCAACGTCGGCGTCGGCAAGCCGCGCACCCTGCTCAAGCTGGTCGCCGACAGCAGGCTGGCGCTCGGCGCCCAGGTCGAGCGGGACGAGCTGCGGGTCGTGCTCACCGACCTCGCCGGCACCGTCCTGGACCGCGCGGTCGCCCCGCTGCCGCGCGACTTCGACCCGCCGACGTTCGTGGCCGAGCTGAACCGGCTGGTCGACCACCTGCGCAGCGACCGCATCCTCGGCGTCGGCATCGGCTTCGTCGGTCCGCTCGACCACCGCACCGGCGTGGTGCACTACCCGACCGGGCTGACCGAGTGGCAGGACGTGCCGCTGCGGGCGTTGGCCGAGCAGCGGCTCGGCCTGCCGGTCGTGCTCGACAAGGACACCAACACGGCGGTCGTCGCCGAGGCGTGGCGGCGCGGCGAGGAGCTGCGGGACGCCGTGCTCGTGCTCGTCGGCACCGGCCTGGGCATCGGCATGCTGCTCGACGGCCGCGTGCACCGGGGCGTGCGCACCAACGCGGGCGAGTACGGCCACACCACCCTCCAGCTCGACGGACCGCTGTGCGTGTGCGGGCGCAGCGGGTGCGTCGAGGCGCTGCACAACCTCGCCGCCGGGCGCGGCGACCTGGTCGAGGCGACGTCCGTCGTCGGCGTGGCCGTGGCCGACCTCGTGCAGCTGCTCGACATCGACCACGTGGTGCTGGCCGGTCGCGCGGTGCTCGCCGAACCCGCCGCCTACCTCGAAGGCGTGCGCGCCCGGATGCCGAAGGACGAGTGGCTGCCGGTGGACGTGTCGATCACCCCGTTGGGGGATGACGTGGTCGCCGCGGGGGCTGCGATGCTCCTCCTGAGCGAGTTCTACGGCCGTCCCAGGTAGCCGGATTCGACATGCCCTGCTCACGGGCACTCGTGCGGGTGATTCACTGTGCGGCATGTATGCGCTCCGGTACG
This genomic window from Saccharothrix sp. HUAS TT1 contains:
- a CDS encoding glycosyl hydrolase family 18 protein is translated as MSKIRWHVTALFVAVATLVVGLVVAPAASGAGGVSATFTKGSDWGTGYEGKYTIKNGGTSALTSWTVEFDLPSGHRVSSLWDGSHTASGQHVTVKNTWNGTVGVGGTVSFGFNVTYSGAFSGPLNCKLNGASCDAGGTNPTTTTTTTTTTTTTTTTTTTGPTTTTSNPPVGSRKNLGYFTQWGVYGRQYFVKNIHTSGSASKLTHINYAFGNVQNGQCTIGDAYADYDMAYTAANSVDGVADTWDTGALRGSFNQLRKLKKMYPHIKVLWSFGGWTWSGGFGQAAQNPAAFAESCYKLVEDPRWADVFDGIDIDWEYPNACGLTCDTSGFSSMKTVSQALRARFGANYLVTAAITADGSNGGKIDAADYGGAAQYLDWYNVMTYDYFGAFNAKGPTAPHSPLTSYPGIPQAGFNSDAAIQKLKSKGVPASKLLLGIGFYGRGWTGVTQAAPGGTATGAAPGTYEAGIEDYKVLKNTCPATGTVAGTAYAFCGNNWWSYDTPATIGGKMSYTKSQGLGGAFFWALDGDTANGELITAMGNGLK
- a CDS encoding serine hydrolase domain-containing protein, encoding MGKRGIALAAVVGLAVAGVGGTAVAEPAGRVDRQVVQRALDAMARTGAQGVQVRVTDGRREFTARAGTARVDSPRPVPTDGRFRVGSITKTFVSTVVLQLVGEGEVDLDAPVGRYLPGLLPDGDRITVRHLLQHTSGLHNYTLVLPQDLSERFRTWTPAELVALSTARPLDFQPGTGWNYSNTNYVVAGLLVEAVTGRPYGAEVAQRVLRPLGLRSTVVPGARSDIPGPHAHGYLRDGGEVVDITEMNPSVAYAAGEMISTTADLDRFADALLDGRLLRPAQRAELTSALPTTNGYGLGVERTDLPCGGSVWGHGGSIPGYASLMLSTPDTKTRLVVSLTFAPDPADVQGFDELLNEVFC
- a CDS encoding heme-degrading domain-containing protein, with protein sequence MSLLDTLVEQEARLVFTSFDNDVALALGAFLLDAARERSLPVTISVRRGQQRLFHAALPGTSADNDEWIDRKSRVVDRYGQSSYRVGESFRVSGKSFEVDSRLDPDRYAAHGGAFPVTVAGVGVVGTVGVSGLPQADDHAFVVEQVAEFLASR
- a CDS encoding ROK family protein — translated: MANLRFLRGYNDAVVLGLARSGAVTRVELADRSGLTPQAVSKVVSRLIDDGLLVESGTRNVGVGKPRTLLKLVADSRLALGAQVERDELRVVLTDLAGTVLDRAVAPLPRDFDPPTFVAELNRLVDHLRSDRILGVGIGFVGPLDHRTGVVHYPTGLTEWQDVPLRALAEQRLGLPVVLDKDTNTAVVAEAWRRGEELRDAVLVLVGTGLGIGMLLDGRVHRGVRTNAGEYGHTTLQLDGPLCVCGRSGCVEALHNLAAGRGDLVEATSVVGVAVADLVQLLDIDHVVLAGRAVLAEPAAYLEGVRARMPKDEWLPVDVSITPLGDDVVAAGAAMLLLSEFYGRPR